In Ovis aries strain OAR_USU_Benz2616 breed Rambouillet chromosome 14, ARS-UI_Ramb_v3.0, whole genome shotgun sequence, a single genomic region encodes these proteins:
- the PMIS2 gene encoding transmembrane protein PMIS2 — protein sequence MTPIPADAGAPPPAPPAAPGAPEAPEASGAPGAPGAEAQPPPGTQTREELLFYAPDYQCLTIAAIILFPPLGIPALVFSGKVNQNPNLKLPFLQTKEANEKSEWEEAYINSGRTGWLDVFAILIGLGIIYFLVLFV from the exons ATGACCCCGATACCCGCTGACGCCGGCGCgccgccccctgccccacccgcGGCTCCAGGGGCCCCAGAGGCCCCAGAGGCCTCAGGGGCCCCAGGTGCCCCAGGTGCAGAGGCTCAGCCACCTCCGGGTACACAGACGAGAGAAGAATTGTTATTTTATGCCCCGGATTACCAGTGTTTGACCATCGCGGCCATAATTTTATTCCCTCCGCTGGGAATACCAGCACTCGTATTCAGCGGAAAGGTAAACCA AAACCCAAATCTAAAGCTCCCATTCCTACAGACCAAAGAGGCCAACGAGAAAAGCGAATGGGAAGAAGCTTATATCAACTCGGGCCGAACTGGTTGGCTGGATGTATTCGCCATACTCATCGGTTTAGGCATCATTTATTTCTTAGTTCTATTTGTCTGA